A genome region from Anaerobacillus alkaliphilus includes the following:
- a CDS encoding CobW family GTP-binding protein, with the protein MVLSTRKIPVTILTGYLGAGKTTLLNRILTENHNEKVAIIVNEFGEVGIDNQLVVNSEEEIVEMNNGCICCTVRGDLIRILKTLIYSMEEGNVKFNRVLVETTGLADPAPVAQTFFMDQAIAEKFEVDSIVTVVDSKHITKHFDTKDEAQEQIAFGDIIILNKTDLVNDKELDDVETRIESMNSTARRIRSKNCDVSLKDILGIHSFDLNVKLEVNPDFLNDHHHHHHNNKVTSVAFVEERPLDMRKVDEWMSYLIQEKGEDLLRYKGIMNVKNSKQRIVFQGIHMLFAGKADRTWREDEKKITQLVFIGKNLDKDELQRQFENCIA; encoded by the coding sequence ATGGTACTTAGTACAAGGAAAATTCCTGTAACAATATTAACAGGATATTTAGGTGCTGGAAAAACAACACTATTAAATCGAATTTTAACAGAAAATCACAATGAGAAAGTTGCGATTATCGTCAATGAATTCGGTGAGGTAGGGATCGATAACCAATTAGTGGTTAATTCAGAAGAAGAGATTGTAGAAATGAATAATGGTTGTATTTGTTGTACGGTCCGTGGGGATTTAATTCGTATATTAAAGACTCTCATCTACTCAATGGAAGAGGGAAATGTGAAATTTAATCGTGTCCTTGTTGAGACGACTGGGTTAGCAGATCCAGCACCTGTAGCCCAAACCTTTTTTATGGACCAAGCAATCGCTGAAAAATTTGAAGTAGATAGTATTGTTACTGTCGTGGATAGTAAACATATCACGAAGCATTTTGATACCAAAGACGAAGCGCAAGAACAAATTGCTTTCGGAGACATTATTATTCTTAATAAGACAGATTTAGTCAATGATAAGGAATTGGATGATGTAGAAACTAGGATTGAGAGTATGAATTCAACAGCTCGTAGAATACGTAGTAAAAATTGTGATGTAAGCCTTAAAGATATATTAGGTATTCACTCTTTTGACCTAAACGTAAAGCTTGAAGTAAATCCGGATTTTTTAAATGATCATCACCATCATCATCACAATAATAAGGTGACATCAGTCGCATTTGTAGAAGAGAGACCATTGGATATGAGAAAAGTTGATGAATGGATGAGTTACTTAATCCAAGAAAAAGGTGAGGATCTTTTACGTTATAAAGGAATTATGAATGTGAAAAATTCAAAGCAACGAATTGTTTTTCAAGGCATCCATATGTTATTTGCGGGCAAGGCAGATCGCACATGGCGTGAAGATGAAAAGAAGATTACCCAACTTGTGTTTATAGGGAAAAATCTAGATAAAGACGAACTACAAAGACAATTTGAAAATTGTATTGCTTAA
- the rpsN gene encoding 30S ribosomal protein S14 yields MAKKSKIAKEKKRQELVARYAQLRRELKEKGDYEALRKLPRDSSPIRLARRCEATGRPRGVLRKFKLCRIKFRELAHKGQIPGVKKSSW; encoded by the coding sequence ATGGCAAAAAAATCGAAAATTGCAAAAGAAAAAAAACGTCAAGAACTCGTTGCTAGATATGCACAACTTCGTCGTGAATTAAAAGAAAAAGGGGATTATGAAGCTTTAAGGAAACTACCACGCGACTCTTCACCAATACGTTTGGCAAGAAGGTGTGAAGCTACCGGAAGACCAAGAGGGGTCTTAAGAAAGTTTAAGCTGTGTAGGATTAAATTTCGTGAGTTAGCTCATAAAGGTCAAATTCCAGGCGTTAAAAAGTCAAGCTGGTAA
- a CDS encoding CobW family GTP-binding protein, which translates to MRIPVVLVSGYSGSGKTTIINQFIAFSSSKKAAVISYISTNITVVEQIHEARKRKSLLHECLFVRRVSTTQQLKTSLEELVVKNCVDVVFVELGATVNPHVIADELCNSTQSLFEIKTIMTIIDGQNFWLDFTSDTEFYVHDADGYDKEAVADIVVSQIEFCNSVIINKTNGISRESYHEITWVLKKLQPTAEIVELTKGLKYEELADKNPFILTKTKLSAGWIKELNQKQNRLQLIGEYGIGSFVYERTVPFHPERFQQWFLQYPQEVIRTKGIVWSLSDLATPLLFSQAGPSLTLEEGGSWDSIQRKSQLVFIGIDIDREQIVAQLDACLATEQESQQLGLHDRNLI; encoded by the coding sequence ATGAGAATTCCGGTCGTACTTGTTAGTGGTTATTCGGGTAGTGGGAAAACGACGATCATTAATCAATTCATAGCTTTTTCTAGCAGTAAAAAAGCAGCAGTGATTAGCTATATCTCGACTAACATCACCGTAGTTGAGCAAATCCACGAGGCAAGAAAAAGAAAATCACTACTACATGAATGTTTATTCGTGAGGAGAGTTAGTACTACTCAACAACTAAAGACTAGCCTTGAAGAACTGGTTGTAAAGAATTGTGTTGATGTTGTATTTGTCGAACTAGGTGCGACTGTCAATCCTCATGTTATTGCCGATGAACTGTGTAATTCAACACAATCGTTGTTTGAGATAAAAACTATTATGACAATCATTGATGGACAAAATTTTTGGCTAGATTTCACATCAGATACTGAATTCTATGTCCATGATGCGGATGGCTATGATAAAGAGGCAGTTGCTGATATTGTAGTTAGTCAAATTGAGTTTTGTAATTCCGTGATTATCAACAAAACTAATGGCATAAGCAGGGAAAGCTATCATGAAATTACATGGGTATTAAAAAAGTTACAGCCAACTGCAGAAATAGTGGAATTAACTAAAGGCTTGAAATACGAAGAACTAGCTGATAAAAATCCATTTATTTTAACAAAAACGAAACTATCAGCTGGATGGATAAAAGAATTAAATCAAAAGCAAAACCGGTTACAACTGATTGGTGAATATGGGATAGGTTCTTTTGTCTATGAAAGAACTGTTCCTTTTCATCCAGAAAGGTTTCAACAGTGGTTTTTGCAATATCCACAAGAAGTAATTAGGACGAAAGGTATTGTTTGGTCGTTATCTGACCTTGCAACACCATTATTATTCTCGCAAGCAGGTCCTTCATTAACGTTAGAAGAAGGCGGTAGTTGGGATAGTATCCAAAGAAAATCACAATTAGTCTTTATTGGTATCGATATTGATCGCGAACAAATTGTAGCACAATTAGATGCATGCTTAGCAACAGAACAAGAATCTCAACAGCTGGGTTTACATGATCGAAATCTAATATAA
- a CDS encoding GTP-binding protein, which translates to MTTKIPVTVLSGYLGSGKTTLLNHILKNRQGLRVAVIVNDMSEINVDADIIDKGGFKRTEEKLVEMSNGCICCTLREDLLLEVEKLAKQGNIDYIVIESTGISEPVPVAQTFSYIDEEMGIDLTKYCQLDTMVTVVDANRFWHDFESGETLLERQLALGEDDTRDVVNLLIDQIEFCNVLILNKCDMLSEEEIHRLEGVLKKLQPEAKLIKTEYSNIDINEIVNTKLFDFDKASMSAGWLKELEGEHTPETEEYGISSFVYRRNLPFHSERFLHWSDDFPDEVVRAKGIVWCASRNNLAILLSQAGPTKSLEPVSYWVASLPTLEKESILRDNQHLLETWDPEFGDRKTELVFIGIDMDKEQITKELDRCLITPEEYDQDWSLFVDPFPWKV; encoded by the coding sequence ATGACAACAAAAATTCCTGTAACAGTATTAAGTGGCTACTTAGGGTCTGGAAAAACGACCCTATTAAATCACATCTTAAAAAATCGTCAAGGGTTACGTGTAGCCGTGATTGTTAACGATATGAGTGAAATTAATGTTGATGCTGATATCATTGACAAAGGAGGCTTTAAGAGAACGGAAGAGAAGCTAGTAGAAATGTCTAATGGCTGTATTTGCTGTACTCTTCGTGAGGACCTTCTTTTAGAAGTTGAAAAACTCGCAAAACAAGGAAACATTGATTATATTGTGATTGAATCTACAGGGATTTCTGAGCCAGTTCCCGTTGCACAGACATTTTCCTATATAGATGAAGAAATGGGCATTGATCTAACAAAATATTGTCAATTAGATACAATGGTTACGGTGGTGGATGCTAACCGTTTTTGGCATGACTTTGAAAGTGGCGAGACACTTCTAGAAAGACAGCTAGCGCTAGGAGAAGACGATACTCGTGATGTTGTAAATCTATTAATTGATCAAATCGAGTTTTGTAATGTCCTAATCTTAAATAAATGTGACATGTTAAGTGAAGAAGAGATTCATAGACTAGAAGGTGTACTTAAGAAGTTACAACCTGAAGCGAAGTTAATCAAAACAGAATATAGCAACATAGACATAAATGAAATAGTAAATACAAAGCTTTTTGATTTCGATAAAGCAAGTATGTCAGCAGGTTGGTTAAAGGAATTAGAAGGTGAGCATACACCAGAAACAGAAGAATATGGGATTAGCTCGTTTGTTTACCGTCGTAACTTACCATTTCATTCTGAACGCTTTCTTCATTGGTCAGATGATTTTCCTGATGAAGTCGTAAGAGCCAAAGGTATTGTTTGGTGTGCATCAAGAAACAACTTAGCAATTCTCTTATCGCAAGCAGGTCCAACGAAATCATTAGAGCCTGTTTCGTATTGGGTAGCATCTTTACCTACGTTAGAAAAGGAGAGTATTTTGCGGGATAACCAACATTTGTTAGAAACATGGGATCCAGAATTTGGTGACCGAAAAACAGAACTAGTTTTTATTGGTATTGATATGGATAAAGAACAGATCACAAAAGAATTGGATCGATGCTTAATTACTCCTGAAGAATATGATCAAGACTGGTCTTTATTTGTTGATCCGTTTCCTTGGAAGGTATAG